One region of Streptomyces sp. CG4 genomic DNA includes:
- a CDS encoding NAD(P)-binding domain-containing protein, with protein MRYAVLGTGEVGRTLGGRLVELGHEVTLGSRTKDNPVALEWATAAAERARAGTFAEAAAAAEVVVNAVSGRVALDALRAAGAENLDGKVLVDVCNPLAFEDGEPRLDPVESDSVGEQIQRAFPHARVVKTLNTVNCKVMVDPGRVPGAHHLFVCGQDAAAKEQVTAMLGEFGWPAERVLDLGGIQAARTVEMYLPLWLTLMRQFGTADFNIEVRRAG; from the coding sequence ATGCGGTATGCGGTGCTGGGCACGGGCGAGGTGGGCCGCACCCTGGGCGGCAGGCTGGTGGAGCTGGGACACGAGGTGACCCTCGGGTCCCGTACCAAGGACAACCCGGTGGCGCTGGAGTGGGCCACCGCCGCGGCGGAGCGGGCCCGCGCGGGTACGTTCGCGGAGGCAGCCGCGGCGGCCGAGGTGGTCGTCAACGCGGTGAGCGGCCGGGTGGCGCTGGACGCCCTGCGGGCGGCCGGCGCGGAGAACCTCGACGGCAAGGTCCTGGTGGACGTGTGCAATCCGCTGGCCTTCGAGGACGGGGAACCGCGGCTGGATCCGGTGGAGTCGGACAGCGTGGGCGAGCAGATCCAGCGCGCCTTCCCGCACGCGCGCGTGGTGAAGACGCTGAACACGGTCAACTGCAAGGTGATGGTGGATCCGGGGCGGGTGCCGGGCGCGCACCACCTGTTCGTGTGCGGACAGGACGCGGCGGCCAAGGAACAGGTGACGGCCATGCTCGGGGAGTTCGGGTGGCCGGCCGAGCGAGTGCTGGATCTGGGCGGCATCCAGGCGGCCCGGACGGTGGAGATGTACCTGCCGCTGTGGCTCACCCTGATGCGGCAGTTCGGGACCGCGGACTTCAACATCGAAGTGCGCCGGGCGGGTTGA
- a CDS encoding RNA polymerase sigma-70 factor yields MTADTATDVFEEHRPLLMGVAYRMLGRVADAEDVVQDAWLRWSGADLAEIREPRAYLVRITTRLAIDRLRQVRARGEAYVGPWLPEPYLTEFGDAAPDTADRAVLADSVSLAVLVVLESLSPLERAVFVLREAFGYPYAEIAALLDRGEAAVRQLAGRARRHVEERRPRYEVDPARRRELTDRFLAAAAEGDLDGLVSLLAPDVRLVSDSGGKARAALRIVHTADKVARLLVGVTRKLPPALSLRLLETNGGPAVLILSDGKPDSLFQLDVADGHVTTVYVVRNPYKMRHLIAD; encoded by the coding sequence GTGACCGCCGACACCGCGACCGACGTCTTCGAAGAGCACCGGCCCCTGCTCATGGGCGTCGCCTATCGCATGCTCGGCCGGGTCGCCGATGCCGAGGACGTGGTCCAGGACGCCTGGCTGCGCTGGTCCGGCGCCGACCTCGCGGAGATCCGCGAACCCCGCGCCTACCTGGTGCGCATCACCACCCGGCTGGCCATCGACCGACTGCGCCAGGTACGGGCGCGCGGCGAGGCGTACGTCGGACCATGGCTGCCGGAGCCCTACCTCACCGAGTTCGGCGACGCCGCCCCGGACACGGCGGACCGCGCCGTGCTCGCCGACAGCGTCTCCCTCGCCGTCCTGGTCGTCCTGGAGTCGCTGTCACCGCTGGAGCGCGCCGTCTTCGTGCTCCGGGAGGCCTTCGGCTACCCGTACGCCGAGATCGCCGCCCTCCTCGACCGCGGCGAGGCGGCCGTACGGCAACTCGCCGGGCGGGCGCGCCGGCACGTCGAGGAACGGCGGCCGCGCTACGAGGTCGACCCGGCCCGGCGACGCGAGCTGACCGATCGTTTCCTCGCCGCCGCGGCAGAAGGCGACCTGGACGGCCTCGTCTCCCTGCTCGCTCCCGACGTCCGCCTGGTCAGCGACAGCGGCGGCAAGGCCAGGGCGGCGCTGCGGATCGTGCACACCGCCGACAAGGTCGCCCGCTTGCTGGTCGGCGTCACACGGAAGCTCCCGCCGGCCCTGTCCCTCCGCCTGCTGGAGACCAACGGCGGCCCAGCCGTGCTGATCCTTTCCGACGGCAAGCCCGACAGTCTGTTCCAGCTGGACGTCGCCGACGGCCACGTCACGACCGTGTACGTCGTCCGCAACCCGTACAAGATGCGGCACCTGATCGCCGACTGA
- a CDS encoding GntR family transcriptional regulator — MGTTQLESVPEPKYWHLKIVLTEALDSEFSVGEILPNERDLAARFGVARATLRQALEQLELEGRLQRRRGVGTTVAPPRVGVAVGTAQHAWPGAASDAWQPVDCEQAAPPAAVATALETGADEPVHTVRRSRMSHGQPVATELLYIPAVSVPDLTAIDAPSGPARARAVLRELQHLTLEGQDRAVELGSARADDAKELDRLPGSPVLVVTTRFFAPGRTAALSIATYRADTCRLTFGDSPDVEIHHDPERRAS, encoded by the coding sequence GTGGGGACCACGCAGCTGGAATCGGTGCCGGAACCGAAGTACTGGCACCTCAAGATCGTGCTCACCGAAGCACTGGACTCCGAGTTCTCGGTCGGCGAGATCCTGCCCAACGAGCGCGACCTCGCCGCCCGCTTCGGCGTGGCCCGCGCCACGCTCCGCCAGGCCCTCGAACAGCTGGAGCTGGAGGGCCGGCTGCAGCGCCGCCGCGGCGTCGGTACGACCGTCGCGCCCCCGCGCGTGGGCGTGGCCGTCGGCACCGCACAGCACGCCTGGCCGGGCGCCGCCTCCGACGCCTGGCAGCCCGTCGACTGCGAGCAGGCCGCACCGCCCGCCGCCGTCGCCACGGCCCTGGAGACCGGCGCCGACGAGCCCGTCCACACCGTACGCCGCTCCCGGATGTCCCACGGCCAGCCGGTCGCCACCGAACTGCTCTACATCCCGGCCGTCTCGGTGCCCGACCTCACCGCGATCGACGCCCCGTCCGGCCCGGCACGCGCGCGTGCGGTGCTGCGCGAACTCCAGCACCTGACGCTCGAGGGCCAGGACCGCGCCGTCGAGCTGGGCTCCGCCCGCGCGGACGACGCCAAGGAACTCGACCGGCTGCCCGGCTCGCCCGTCCTGGTCGTCACCACCCGCTTCTTCGCGCCGGGTCGCACCGCCGCGCTGTCCATCGCGACGTACCGGGCCGACACCTGCCGCCTGACCTTCGGCGACTCACCGGACGTGGAGATACACCACGACCCGGAGCGCCGGGCTTCCTGA
- a CDS encoding ROK family transcriptional regulator: MAQLTGGDPSLLRRINSAVVLHALRATDCATLTEISRVTGLSRPTVEGVVEGLIEAGLVVETAADEGSARRQGRPARRFRFRAEAGHLLGLEIGPHRVAALLSDLDGRVLGTQAKEVAETASADERIDRLRGTVAELLRRAGVARGSLRAVGVGTPGIVEADGTVRLSTALPQWTGLRLGERLSRSFKCPVLVENDANAAAVAEHWKGSAAGTDDVVFVLAGLSPGAGSLIGGRLHRGFGGAAGEIGALHLLGREATPETLLSTTDEPLHPLDEPAVAEVFALAREGDQRARAAVERFIQRLVHDVAALVLALDPELVVIGGWAAGLDGVLEPLRRELARYCLRPPRVALSVLGETAVSTGALRLALDHVEEQLFAVEGTVTRR; this comes from the coding sequence GTGGCGCAGCTGACCGGCGGCGATCCCTCGCTGCTGCGAAGGATCAATTCCGCGGTGGTGCTGCACGCGCTGCGTGCCACGGACTGCGCGACGCTCACCGAGATCAGCCGGGTCACCGGGCTGTCCCGGCCGACCGTGGAAGGTGTCGTCGAAGGGCTCATCGAGGCCGGGCTCGTCGTGGAGACGGCGGCCGACGAGGGCAGTGCGCGCCGTCAGGGGCGGCCTGCGCGCCGGTTCCGGTTCCGGGCCGAGGCGGGGCATCTGCTGGGCCTGGAGATCGGGCCGCACCGGGTCGCCGCGCTGCTGTCCGACCTGGACGGGCGGGTGCTGGGCACGCAGGCCAAGGAGGTCGCCGAGACGGCCTCGGCGGACGAGCGGATCGACCGGCTGCGTGGCACGGTCGCCGAGCTGCTGCGGCGCGCCGGGGTCGCCCGCGGCTCGCTGCGGGCCGTGGGCGTGGGCACGCCGGGGATCGTGGAGGCCGACGGCACGGTGCGGCTGAGCACGGCGCTGCCGCAGTGGACGGGTCTGAGGCTGGGCGAGCGGCTCAGCCGCTCCTTCAAGTGCCCGGTGCTGGTGGAGAACGACGCCAACGCGGCGGCCGTCGCCGAACACTGGAAGGGCTCGGCGGCCGGGACGGACGACGTGGTGTTCGTGCTGGCCGGGCTGAGCCCGGGCGCGGGATCACTGATCGGCGGCCGGCTGCACCGCGGCTTCGGCGGCGCCGCCGGGGAGATCGGCGCGCTGCATCTGCTGGGCCGGGAGGCGACCCCGGAGACGCTGCTGTCCACCACCGACGAGCCGCTGCACCCGCTGGACGAGCCGGCGGTCGCCGAGGTGTTCGCGCTGGCCCGGGAGGGCGACCAGCGGGCGCGGGCGGCCGTCGAGCGGTTCATCCAGCGGCTCGTGCACGACGTGGCCGCACTGGTCCTGGCGCTGGATCCGGAGCTCGTCGTGATCGGCGGCTGGGCGGCCGGTCTCGACGGTGTCCTGGAACCGCTGCGCCGCGAGCTGGCCCGCTATTGTCTGCGGCCGCCTCGGGTGGCGTTGTCCGTGTTGGGTGAGACGGCCGTGTCCACGGGGGCGCTGCGCTTGGCTCTGGACCATGTGGAGGAGCAGTTGTTCGCCGTTGAGGGCACGGTGACGAGGCGCTGA
- a CDS encoding response regulator transcription factor has protein sequence MPVTVLLVDDEPLVRAGLRAVLEAQPDIEVVGEAADGAAVVPLVRQLRPDVVAMDVRMPLLDGIEATRVVLRTVPEPPKILVVTTFEDDEFVYEALRAGADGFLLKRARPAEIVHAVRLIAEGESLLFPASVRRLAARYGDGDRPARAVLERARLTEREAEVLRLMARGLSNAEIAARLVVGTETVKSHVSAVLAKLGARDRTQAVITAYESGFVEPC, from the coding sequence ATGCCGGTCACCGTACTCCTCGTCGACGACGAACCCCTGGTCCGCGCAGGTCTGCGGGCCGTGCTGGAGGCGCAGCCCGACATCGAGGTGGTGGGCGAGGCGGCCGACGGGGCCGCGGTCGTCCCGCTGGTGCGGCAACTGCGGCCGGACGTGGTCGCCATGGACGTACGCATGCCGCTCCTGGACGGCATCGAGGCCACGCGCGTGGTGCTGCGCACCGTGCCCGAGCCACCGAAGATCCTCGTGGTGACGACCTTCGAGGACGACGAGTTCGTGTACGAGGCGCTGCGCGCGGGTGCCGACGGGTTCCTGCTGAAGCGGGCCCGGCCGGCCGAGATCGTGCACGCGGTGCGGCTGATCGCGGAGGGCGAGTCGCTGCTGTTCCCGGCCTCCGTGCGGCGCCTGGCCGCCCGGTACGGCGACGGCGACCGGCCGGCGCGTGCCGTTCTGGAGCGGGCCCGGCTGACGGAGCGTGAGGCGGAGGTGCTGCGGCTGATGGCGCGGGGGCTGTCGAACGCGGAGATCGCCGCCCGGCTGGTCGTGGGCACGGAGACGGTCAAGTCGCATGTGAGCGCCGTACTGGCCAAGCTCGGCGCACGCGACCGCACCCAGGCGGTGATCACCGCGTACGAGTCGGGGTTCGTCGAGCCGTGCTGA
- a CDS encoding histidine kinase, translating into MVRFLRPLLRGTTYTRLLHQWVPMLIQSMWMFIDMSKPWVPGVMLVVLGLVPAVRRGEGVQARLLLTPGEQEPGISEEPSATWRDRTRTVVWLELRWVLGWISMFVTVWLLVFAFELARAAWGRAPSGLPVLGQLPQHRAWALLTPLPLLVLYGVVVGLGMLITVCARRLLGPSAAERLAALEERTEQLLERTRIARELHDSIGHALTVAVVQAGAARAAGDPEFTERALDAIEETGRAALEDLERVLGILRESERPVSARPTLADAGRLLDSARASGAKVDAEVTGPVAAVPGPVSREGYRILQEALTNVLRHAGAVPVRVRVTVGDGTLALDVRNPLPGAIPGPGRGSGLRGIRERAALLGGSARTGPDEGDWQVWAELPLG; encoded by the coding sequence ATGGTCCGCTTCCTGCGCCCGCTGCTGCGCGGGACGACGTACACGCGCTTGCTGCACCAGTGGGTGCCCATGCTGATCCAGAGCATGTGGATGTTCATCGACATGTCGAAGCCCTGGGTCCCGGGCGTGATGCTCGTCGTGCTGGGCCTCGTGCCCGCCGTACGCAGGGGCGAGGGGGTGCAGGCGCGGCTGTTGCTGACGCCGGGTGAGCAGGAGCCGGGCATCTCCGAGGAGCCGTCGGCGACATGGCGGGACCGGACACGCACGGTGGTGTGGCTGGAACTGCGCTGGGTCCTCGGCTGGATCAGCATGTTCGTCACGGTGTGGCTGCTCGTCTTCGCGTTCGAGCTGGCGCGGGCCGCTTGGGGGCGGGCGCCGTCCGGGCTTCCCGTGCTGGGCCAACTGCCGCAGCACCGCGCCTGGGCACTGCTGACGCCGCTCCCGCTGCTCGTCCTGTACGGCGTGGTCGTGGGCCTCGGCATGCTGATCACGGTCTGCGCGCGCCGCCTGCTGGGGCCGTCGGCGGCCGAGCGGCTGGCCGCGCTGGAGGAGCGCACCGAGCAACTGCTGGAACGCACCCGTATCGCGCGGGAGTTGCACGACTCGATCGGGCACGCGCTGACGGTGGCGGTGGTGCAGGCCGGTGCGGCGCGGGCGGCGGGCGACCCGGAGTTCACCGAGCGCGCGCTGGACGCCATCGAGGAGACCGGCCGGGCGGCCCTGGAGGATCTGGAGCGGGTGCTGGGCATTCTGCGCGAGAGCGAGCGGCCGGTGAGCGCCCGGCCCACGCTCGCCGACGCGGGCCGGCTGCTGGACTCGGCTCGGGCCTCCGGAGCGAAGGTGGACGCCGAGGTGACGGGTCCGGTGGCGGCCGTGCCCGGGCCGGTGTCCCGCGAGGGGTACCGGATCCTTCAGGAGGCGCTGACCAACGTGCTGCGGCACGCCGGGGCCGTCCCGGTGCGGGTCCGGGTCACGGTCGGCGACGGCACACTCGCCCTGGACGTGCGCAATCCCCTGCCGGGCGCGATACCCGGCCCCGGGCGGGGCAGCGGTTTGCGCGGCATACGCGAGCGGGCCGCCCTGCTGGGCGGCAGCGCCCGCACCGGCCCGGACGAGGGCGACTGGCAGGTGTGGGCGGAGCTGCCGCTCGGCTGA
- a CDS encoding ABC transporter ATP-binding protein: MTSIDVRDLTKEYGGLRAVDQLTFSVRPGRVTGFLGPNGAGKSTTMRLALGLDRPTSGTATIGGQAYAALREPLRRVGALLDARAAHGSRTARDHLRALAASNRIPDRRVDAVLAETGLAAVARRRVRTYSLGMRQRLGIAAALLGDPEVILLDEPANGLDPEGIVWIRTLLRRLAEEGRTVLVSSHLMSETAAFADHLVILGKGRLLADTPVQEFIHARVQPHVRIRSTDLAALDDLLARHGLDASRDADGARTVRHAGVDDLGRIMAEAGVPVLELAAREATLEEAYLDLTAAEAEFTALTQEV; encoded by the coding sequence ATGACCAGCATCGACGTACGCGACCTGACCAAGGAGTACGGCGGACTGCGGGCCGTGGACCAGCTCACCTTCAGCGTGCGCCCCGGCCGCGTCACCGGCTTCCTCGGCCCCAATGGCGCCGGAAAGTCCACCACCATGCGCCTCGCCCTCGGCCTCGACCGGCCCACCTCCGGCACCGCCACGATCGGCGGCCAGGCCTACGCCGCCCTGCGCGAACCCCTGCGCCGGGTGGGCGCGTTGCTCGACGCGCGGGCCGCGCACGGCTCCCGCACCGCCCGCGACCATCTGCGCGCCCTCGCCGCGAGCAACCGCATCCCGGACCGGCGGGTCGACGCCGTCCTGGCGGAGACCGGGCTGGCCGCGGTGGCACGGCGCCGGGTGCGGACGTACTCCCTCGGCATGCGCCAGCGGCTCGGCATCGCCGCCGCCCTGCTCGGGGATCCCGAGGTGATCCTGCTGGACGAGCCCGCCAACGGCCTCGACCCCGAGGGCATCGTCTGGATCCGCACCCTGCTCCGCCGCCTCGCCGAGGAGGGCCGTACGGTCCTGGTCTCCAGCCATCTGATGAGCGAGACCGCCGCCTTCGCCGACCATCTCGTGATCCTGGGCAAGGGGCGGCTGCTGGCCGACACGCCCGTCCAGGAGTTCATCCACGCGCGTGTGCAGCCCCATGTCCGGATCCGCTCCACCGACCTCGCCGCGCTGGACGACCTCCTAGCCCGCCACGGCCTCGACGCCTCCCGGGACGCCGACGGAGCACGGACCGTGCGGCACGCGGGCGTGGACGACCTCGGCCGGATCATGGCCGAGGCGGGCGTACCCGTCCTGGAACTCGCCGCGCGGGAGGCCACCTTGGAGGAGGCCTATCTCGATCTGACCGCGGCCGAGGCCGAGTTCACCGCACTGACCCAGGAGGTCTGA
- a CDS encoding ABC transporter permease gives MPFAPVLHAEWIKIRTLPSLLGGLAGILLATTGFSALSAAGADGSDPLYSAFFGVSLGQIAAIAFGTTAVAAEFRGGALRLTLSAVPDRRRWFAAKATAIALPALAVGLLTGLATLLVGKAVLGADGPTWGEGLRGAVGCGLQLTLMALFAAGLAAVLRSGVATLSVLIPFVLIVSFVVGDLSGSVADYLPDRAGQVALHSSWDGALGPWSGLAVTALWAAAALLAGAWRLDRRDA, from the coding sequence ATGCCGTTCGCACCCGTGCTGCACGCCGAATGGATCAAGATCCGCACCCTGCCGTCGCTCCTCGGCGGCCTGGCCGGGATCCTCCTCGCCACCACCGGGTTCTCGGCCCTCTCGGCCGCCGGCGCCGACGGTTCGGACCCGCTGTACTCCGCGTTCTTCGGCGTGAGCCTCGGCCAGATCGCCGCGATCGCGTTCGGTACGACGGCCGTGGCAGCGGAGTTCCGGGGCGGCGCGCTGCGGCTGACCCTGTCGGCGGTGCCCGACCGCCGGCGGTGGTTCGCCGCCAAGGCAACCGCGATCGCCCTGCCCGCGCTGGCCGTCGGCCTCCTCACCGGGCTGGCCACCCTGCTGGTCGGCAAGGCGGTCCTGGGCGCCGACGGTCCGACGTGGGGCGAGGGCCTGCGCGGCGCCGTCGGCTGCGGCCTCCAGCTGACGCTGATGGCGCTCTTCGCCGCCGGACTCGCGGCCGTGCTGCGCAGTGGCGTCGCCACCCTGTCCGTTCTGATCCCGTTCGTGCTGATCGTGTCCTTCGTCGTCGGCGATCTGTCCGGCAGCGTCGCCGACTACCTTCCCGACCGAGCCGGTCAAGTCGCCCTGCACAGCAGTTGGGACGGCGCCCTCGGCCCGTGGAGCGGGCTCGCGGTGACCGCGCTGTGGGCGGCGGCCGCGCTGCTCGCGGGCGCGTGGAGACTGGACCGCCGGGACGCCTGA
- the mug gene encoding G/U mismatch-specific DNA glycosylase, with the protein MEAARDRLVPDVVADGLRVLFCGINPGLMTAATGHHFARPGNRFWPVLHLSGFTPRLMKPAEQRELLSYGLGITNVVARATARADELSAEEYVEGGRLLTEKVTRLRPRWLAVVGVTAYRAAFGDRTAQVGPQERTFGDTRIWVLPNPSGLNAHWTAATMAEEFARLRAAAQA; encoded by the coding sequence CGGTCTCCGGGTGCTGTTCTGCGGCATCAACCCCGGGCTGATGACGGCGGCGACCGGTCACCACTTCGCCCGTCCCGGCAATCGCTTCTGGCCGGTGCTGCATCTGTCCGGCTTCACGCCACGGCTGATGAAGCCGGCCGAGCAGCGGGAACTGCTGTCGTACGGACTGGGCATCACGAATGTCGTGGCGCGGGCGACGGCGCGGGCCGACGAGCTGAGCGCTGAGGAGTACGTCGAGGGCGGGCGGCTGCTCACCGAGAAGGTGACGCGGCTGCGGCCGAGGTGGCTGGCCGTGGTCGGGGTGACCGCGTACCGGGCCGCCTTCGGCGACCGCACGGCCCAAGTGGGGCCGCAGGAGCGGACGTTCGGGGACACCCGGATCTGGGTGCTGCCCAATCCCAGCGGGCTGAACGCGCACTGGACGGCGGCGACCATGGCGGAGGAATTCGCCCGGCTGCGGGCCGCCGCACAGGCCTAG